Proteins from one Ahaetulla prasina isolate Xishuangbanna chromosome 2, ASM2864084v1, whole genome shotgun sequence genomic window:
- the LOC131192779 gene encoding zinc finger protein OZF-like, with product MKRGKLLDPPSDKSSPRMPKRSHECLVCGKSFARRSLLLTHRKVHVGSGSSQGLKGEKSLSGKKNLRSSSRLKPYKCEECDLCFGQKLDLLTHQKIHTGDKSYRCLECGKFFRRKATLRSHERIHTGEKPYKCWECGKNFSRKSNLSTHEKIHAGIKSYKCFECGKYFTQSSGLRRHEKTHRGEKNEKCFKCGKCFTEKSTLVLHQRRHTGERPYECPECEKRFMFSRELQTHQKWHKGDLPHKCGECGKSFISPTQVQIHQRIHTGEKPYKCGECGKCFSQKQHLGRHQRFHTGEKPYRCVECGKSFASHGGLWSHHRTHTGEKPHQCNDCGRFYRSSPALRSHVKIHTGEKNYKCLDCGRTFAHSGSLRSHSRIHTGEKPHKCSECKKCFSRKDSLVMHQRIHTGKKSYKCLECGKCYFHPSTLRVHTRSHAGE from the coding sequence ATGAAGCGTGGGAAACTCTTGGATCCCCCATCAGACAAAAGCAGCCCAAGAATGCCCAAAAGAAGCCATGAATGCTTAGTGTGTGGGAAATCCTTTGCTCGCAGATCCCTCCTTTTGACCCACAGGAAGGTCCATGTGGGAAGTGGATCCAGTCAAGGTTTGAAGGGTGAGAAATCTCTCTCTGGGAAAAAGAATCTCAGAAGTTCTTCTAGACTAAAACCCTATAAATGTGAGGAATGTGACTTATGCTTTGGTCAAAAGTTAGACCTTCTTACACATCAGAAAATCCACACTGGAGATAAATCTTATCGATGTCTGGAATGTGGGAAATTTTTCCGTAGAAAAGCCACACTCAGAAGCCACGAGagaattcacacaggggagaaaccttacAAGTGTTGGGAATGTGGGAAGAACTTTTCTCGGAAATCAAATCTTTCAACCCATGAGAAGATTCATGCAGGAATAAAATCTTATAAGTGCTTTGAGTGTGGAAAATATTTCACCCAGAGTTCAGGTCTTCGGAGACATGAGAAAACACACAGAGGGGAGAAAAATGAAAAGTGCTTTaaatgtgggaaatgttttacTGAAAAATCCACCCTGGTGCTACATCAGAGACGTCACACTGGAGAGAGACCCTatgaatgcccagaatgtgagaaGCGATTTATGTTTTCTCGTGAACTTCAAACACACCAGAAGTGGCACAAAGGGGACCTACCCCATAAATGTGGggaatgtgggaaaagttttatttcACCAACCCAAGTTCAGATTCACCAGagaatccacacgggggagaaaccctACAAATGTGGGGAGTGTGGGAAATGCTTTTCCCAAAAACAACACCTTGGACGCCATCAAAggttccacacaggagagaagccatacagATGTGTAGAATGTGGAAAATCATTTGCTTCTCATGGAGGCCTTTGGAGCCATCATAggacccacacaggggagaagccacatCAATGCAACGACTGTGGAAGATTTTATCGTAGCTCACCAGCCCTTAGAAGTCATGTGAAAAttcacacaggggaaaaaaactacaaaTGTTTAGATTGTGGGAGAACATTTGCTCATTCAGGTTCCCTTAGAAGTCACAGCCGAATccatacaggagaaaaaccccATAAATGCTCAGAGTGCAAGAAATGTTTTTCTCGGAAAGATTCTCTTGTGATGCATCAACGAATCCACACTGGAAAGAAATCCTATAAATGTTTGGAGTGTGGGAAATGTTATTTCCATCCTTCAACACTTCGTGTGCACACCCGAAGTCACGCAGGAGAGTAG